A DNA window from Pongo abelii isolate AG06213 chromosome 2, NHGRI_mPonAbe1-v2.0_pri, whole genome shotgun sequence contains the following coding sequences:
- the TSC22D2 gene encoding TSC22 domain family protein 2 isoform X3, with amino-acid sequence MSKMPAKKKSCFQITSVTTAQVATSITEDTESLDDPDESRTEDVSSEIFDVSRATDYGPEEVCERSSSEETLNNVGDAETPGTVSPNLLLDGQLAAAAAAPANGGGVVSARSVSGALASTLAAAATSAPAPGAPGGPQLAGSSAGPVAAAPSQPPTTCSSRFRVIKLDHGSGEPYRRGRWTCMEYYERDSDSSVLTRSGDCIRHSSTFDQTAERDSGLGATGGSVVVVVASMQGAHGPESGTDSSLTAVSQLPPSEKMSQPTPAQPQSFSVGQPQPPPPPVGGAVAQSSAPLPPFPGAATGPQPMMAAAQPSQPQGTGPGGQTLPPTNVTLVQPAMSLPPQPGPAVGASAAQQPQQFAYPQPQIPPGHLLPVQPSGQSEYLQQHVAGLQPPSPAQPSSTGAAASPATAASLPVSTGQSASSVGAQLMGASSQPSDAMAPRTGPAQGGQVAPCQPTGVPPATVGGVVQPCLGPAGAGQPQSVPPPQMGGSGPLSAVPGGPHAVVPGVPNVPAAVPAPSVPSVSTTSVTMPNVPAPLAQSQQLSSHTPVSRSSSIIQHIGLPLAPGTHSAPTSLPPSDLSQFQTQTQPLVGQVDDTRRKSEPLPQPPLSLIAENKPVVKPPVADSLANPLQLTPMNSLATSVFSIAIPVDGDEDRNPSTAFYQAFHLNTLQESKSLWDSHSDSKQNVISNYEIGGGTRPRYQSNHCLIFGKKL; translated from the exons ATGTCCAAGATGCCGGCCAAGAAGAAGAGCTGCTTCCAGATCACCAGTGTCACCACGGCCCAGGTGGCCACTAGCATCACCGAGGACACCGAGAGCTTGGACGACCCGGACGAGTCACGCACAGAGGACGTCTCCTCCGAGATTTTCGACGTCTCTCGGGCCACGGATTATGGCCCTGAGGAGGTCTGCGAGCGCAGCTCTTCTGAGGAGACGCTTAACAATGTTGGGGATGCGGAGACTCCCGGGACCGTCTCCCCAAACCTCCTCCTGGATGGGCAGCTGGCAGCGGCGGCTGCTGCTCCCGCCAACGGAGGAGGAGTCGTTTCGGCCCGGAGCGTGTCTGGGGCGCTCGCCAGTACCCTGGCGGCGGCCGCCACTTCGGCCCCCGCCCCCGGAGCACCCGGCGGCCCCCAGCTCGCGGGCTCATCCGCCGGGCCAGTGGCTGCagccccatctcagcctcccaccacATGTAGTTCCCGTTTTCGCGTGATCAAGCTGGACCATGGGAGCGGAGAGCCCTATCGACGCGGCCGATGGACGTGTATGGAATACTATGAGCGGGATTCAGACAGCAGCGTCCTGACTAGATCCGGGGATTGCATTAGACACAGCAGTACTTTTGACCAGACTGCGGAGCGGGACAGCGGCCTGGGCGCCACCGGAGGGTCGGTGGTGGTAGTAGTGGCCTCCATGCAGGGAGCGCACGGGCCCGAGTCGGGAACTGACAGCTCCTTGACTGCTGTGTCACAGCTACCCCCGTCGGAGAAAATGAGCCAGCCCACTCCGGCCCAGCCGCAGAGTTTTAGCGTTGGGCAGCCACAGCCGCCGCCGCCACCCGTAGGTGGGGCTGTGGCTCAAAGCTCGGCTCCGCTGCCGCCGTTCCCGGGAGCCGCTACCGGGCCGCAGCCAATGATGGCAGCCGCGCAGCCCAGCCAGCCCCAGGGAACGGGGCCCGGGGGACAGACTCTGCCGCCGACGAATGTAACCCTGGTGCAGCCGGCTATGTCTCTGCCTCCGCAGCCGGGCCCTGCAGTCGGCGCCTCCGCGGCGCAGCAGCCCCAGCAGTTCGCGTATCCTCAGCCTCAGATACCGCCCGGACATTTGCTGCCCGTCCAGCCCTCCGGCCAGAGTGAGTACCTGCAGCAGCACGTGGCCGGCCTGCAGCCGCCAAGCCCCGCGCAGCCGTCGTCCACCGGCGCCGCAGCGAGCCCCGCCACGGCGGCCAGCCTTCCCGTGAGCACCGGCCAGAGTGCTTCCTCGGTGGGCGCGCAGCTCATGGGCGCGTCTTCCCAGCCCAGCGACGCCATGGCCCCCCGGACGGGACCAGCGCAAGGCGGGCAGGTTGCGCCTTGTCAGCCGACTGGAGTGCCCCCGGCTACTGTGGGAGGCGTGGTGCAGCCGTGCCTGGGTCCTGCCGGTGCTGGGCAGCCCCAGTCCGTGCCTCCGCCGCAGATGGGTGGCAGTGGTCCGCTGTCAGCCGTACCTGGTGGCCCTCACGCCGTGGTGCCCGGAGTTCCAAACGTGCCTGCAGCCGTGCCCGCTCCAAGCGTGCCTAGTGTGTCTACCACTTCTGTTACTATGCCAAATGTACCCGCGCCTCTGGCCCAGTCGCAGCAGCTGAGCAGCCATACGCCAgtcagcaggagcagcagcataATCCAGCACATTGGGCTGCCCTTAGCGCCAGGCACACACAGTGCACCAACAAGTCTACCACCGTCTGACCTAAGCCAGTTTCAAACTCAGACCCAGCCTTTAGTCGGGCAAGTCGACGATACTAGAAGAAAATCAGAACCCCTACCTCAACCACCACTTTCTCTCATTGCTGAAAATAAGCCTGTTGTGAAGCCGCCTGTTGCAGATTCCCTGGCAAACCCTCTTCAGTTAACACCTATGAACAGTCTGGCCACCTCTGTATTCAGCATAGCTATTCCTGTTGATGGTGATGAAGACAG GAATCCTTCAACTGCTTTCTACCAAGCGTTCCATTTGAACACGTTACAGGAATCAAAGAGCCTCTGGGATAG cCATAGTGATTCAAagcaaaatgttatttcaaattATGAAATTGGAG